AAAATTTCGCTTCATCCCGCAAGAAGTGCAAAAGATAAACTTCGACCTCCACGCCGTACAGGTGCGCATCGAAATCAAACAGGTGCGACTCGATTTTGACAGGCCCCTTGCCGTTTTCCTGAAACGTCGGATTGACCCCGATATTCGTGATCGACGGATGCATGTGACCACCCACTTTCGTGAGCGTACAATACACTCCCAAACGCGGCATAAACTCAACATCAGGATGAATGTTTGCCGTCGGAACGCCGATTGTGCGGCCTCTTTGAAAACCTTTTTCCACGTGACCGCGCACGTAGTAAGTACGGCCCAAAAGCTCGTTGGCTTTTTCGACTTCGCCTTTTTTTAATTCTTCACGAATGCGCGTCGAAGAAACGACCGAACCCTGATACTGAAACGGCGGAATGATAATCAAACGAATGCCTTTTTCGGCGCAGTATTTTTCCAGGAAGGGAATATTGCCGGCACGATCCGCTCCGAAAGAAAAATCGTGGCCTACCACCAAAGTTTTCGGATGCAGATTTTTAACGATGTATTCGTCGAGGAATTTCTGCGGCGAAACTTGCGAAAACTCCTTCGAGAAGTTCTCGATAATGACGTACTCAATGCCCCGTTGTTCGAACTGCTCTTGCTGGTCTTGGAGGTCAAAAAGGCGATAGGTCGCTCTCTCTGGATGAAGAACTTTCACAGGGTGTGGATGAAAGGTATACACGACCGATGGAACGCCAAAGTACTGGGCCTCGCGAACCACGTTTTCGACTAGCTGTTGATGCCCTAAATGAACGCCGTCAAAGTTGCCTATAGTGACCACCGAGGCCGCGAGAGGAGAGTTTATTTCTTGGACGCCTTTTAAGATATGCATATTTTTCAATATACCCTTTTCTACGCTTCTCGGTAAGGCCTTTTAATAGTTGAAATTTTTAATAAATTTGCTATGTTGCGACGCGTGCAAAAGGCCTCATTTCAGCATCTCAAATTTCGCCTCGAAGTGCTACTTCGATTCTTTTCTCGACGCCGAGGATTCTGGCTGCGTGGCCTGCTATGCTGGGCTATTGGATGTCTGGCTCTTTCCAACGATGAAATCACGTCTTACGACCAGCGCTTTCAACTGCGTGGAGATCAAAAGACTTCTTCACAAATCGTTCTAATCACGATTCGCCAATCCGACTTCGAAAATCTTTATGATACACGCACCAACTTCATGGAAAACCTGAGTGAGGTGACGGATATCACGGACAGCTTCTTCTGGAATAAGCCGATCTGGTCGGAACTTTTGCTGCGAATTTTACGTCAAAACCCAAAATCCGTGGGTGTGACTTTGTACTTTGGCGACAACGTCGGAACTGTGCGCCTCTCCCCTGACGAACAAAAAATCTTTTTAGATCCCCGTGTCGTGTGGGCTTCAACGACAAACAGCTTAGAAAGAATCCTTACTCCCGTCTTCACCAATCGCGAGCATAACAACTTGGGTAACAACGAAGTTCGCCGTGACGAAGACGGAGTTGTTCGCCGTGTTTTCCCGCAAAGAGCTGAAATGCCGCATTTGGTGGAAAAGATCACCTCTAAAAAATTCCCGACGACACTGGCGGGACTGCCGATTAATTACCGCGGTTCGAGTCGTGTCTTTGCTCAATACTCTTTGAGCGAGATCATGTATGACGAAATTCCTGCCGATGCTTTCGCTGACAAAATCGTTTTGATCGGTGCGGAAACTTCTTCAGCGCCGATGTACATGACACCCATGGGAACTCTTTCGCGCACGGAGATCTTAGCGCACGTCACAGACACGGTTCTTGGCGACAAATGGATCCAGCGTCTTTCGTTCTGGTGGTACGCTTCGGGATTCTTTGTCTTGATGTTGTTGGCGGTCTTCTTGATCACAACCTACCCGCAGTCCGTCGCGTTGTTTTGTATTTTGTGGATCGGAACTTTACTGGCGGCTCTTTCCGCCTGGGTGTTTGATACGTTCTATTTCTGGTCGCCGGCATTTTCTCCCTTTGTTCTTTTAGGCGCCTCCTGGATTATCTTTATCGGCTATCAGGCGACTAAGATCGAAAAGAAAAACTTCCGTTTGCAACAAGAGCAGCAGTATTTGCAGGAACTTGAACAACTCAAGAACAACTTCGTCAGTTTGATTTCACACGATCTCAAAACGCCGATTGCAAAGATTCAAGCGATCGTCGATCGTTTGATGACTCAACATCACGAAGAAGAATTGGGACAAGATTTACGCTCGTTGCGCCTTTATAGCGACGAATTGCACAGATATATCCAGTCCATCCTCAAAGTTTTGCGTGTTGAATCGCGCGACTTTAAGATCAATACGGAAGTTGCGGACATCAATGAAGTCGTCGAACAAGCCCTGCAGTTGCTGCAGCCTCTGGCGCGCGAAAAAGGCATTCAGATTCATACTTCGCTGGAGCCGATGTTCTCTGTCGAATTTGATACGACCCTGATCAAAGAGGTCGTGATCAACTTAATTGAAAATGCGATCAAGTACACGCCTGCCGGCGGGCAAATCGAAGTGATCTCTCACGAGTCGGACGAATTCGTTCACGTGATGGTGAAAGACACCGGCGAAGGCATTAAGCCCGAAGACATGGAAAAAGTCTGGGGTAAATTCACGCGTGGAAGCGACCAGGATTTAAAAACTAAAGGAACGGGATTGGGACTTTATCTCGTTAAATATTTTATCGAACTTCATGGCGGCAAAGTGAAGATGGAAAGCACCGTAGGCCAAGGCACGACGGTTTCTTTCACTTTGCCGTTGGATACAGAAACGACTGAGGTGTTGGCATGATGAACAAACTCCATACTCTTATTGTAGACGACGAAGCTGAATTGCGCCGCTCGGTGATTTCGATTCTAAAATCGACGATGCCTGAAATTGAATTTACGATCGACGAAGCTTCCACAGGAAAAGAAGCGTTGGACAAAGTAAAACAGCAACAATGGGATCTTGTCTTGATGGACGTCAAAATGCCCGAGATGAACGGTCTTGAAGCTTTGACAGCGATTAAAGAACACGATCCGCGCACGTTCGTCGTTTTGATGACAGCGCATTCAAACTTGCATGATGCGGTTCTTGCAATCAAAGAAGGCGCTTACGACTATGTCGAAAAACCTGTTCAGCCGCAACTCTTGGCAGAGATCGTGCGTAAAAGTTTGGAAGCTCGCGACCTTGTTTCCAGTCTGGCCCTTTCTAATCCAGTTTTTGACGACGATATCGAAAGCGAGTTCGTAGGCGGCTCTTCGAAAATGAAAGAAGTCTTTAATCTGATTTACCGTCTGTGCAAAGTGGACACCACAGTGCTTGTACGCGGTGAAAACGGAACCGGCAAAGAACTTGTGGCGCGCGCAATCCATTTCAACTCCCCTCGCAAGTCCGGCAGCTTTGTTGCCATCAACTGCGGCGCCATTCCAGAAAGCTTGATGGAAAGTGAGCTTTTCGGTCACGAGAAAGGTGCTTTCACCGGCGCTGTCGAAAGAAAAATCGGTAAGTTCCAAATGGCGAACAACGGAACGTTGTTTTTGGATGAAATCGGCGAGTTGAAGCCTGACATGCAGGTAAAACTTCTGCGCGTCCTGCAAGAGCGTAAATTCACTCCTGTAGGCAGCACCCGCGAAGTCAAAACCACGACACGTATTATCGCAGCCACAAATCGCAATTTAGAAAAAATGATGGAAGAAGGAACTTTCCGTGAAGACCTTTTCTATCGTTTGAATGTCATGCCGATCTTCTTGCCGCCGTTGCGTGAACGCACGGATGATATTGAAGCTTTGGTGCAAAACTTCATTAAAAAATTCTCCAAGCAACACGGTCGCGTTATCAACGGTGTTACACCGGAAGCTTTGGATTTATTGAAGTCCTATCGCTGGCCTGGAAACATCCGTGAACTTGAAAACGTGATCGAACGCGCGTTCATTGTTGAAAACGACCATCAAATCACGGCTGATTCATTGCCAGAGTCGATTAAGCTTGCTCCGAAAGGTGATGGCGACAAAACGGCAAGCGTCGGTTACTCGGGGCCTTTGGATTTTGACGCTTTCAAAGAAGAGATGGAAAAAGAATTTATCGTCAGCGCCTTGAAAGCCAACAATGGCCGTATCAATCAGACTGTGGCGCAAGCGAATATTCCAAAGAACACTCTTTTGCGCAAGATTCGTAAATATGGAATTAACGTAAAAGATTTTACGAACGAAGAATAAATCCAGCTGTGCGGAGGACTTCCTCCGCCGAAATGCCTTTCATGCATTCGTGCGTTTTAATCGGACAGACCTTGTGGCCATGCTTTCCGCAAGGTCGGCACTTCAAGCCTTCCTTCTGCACGACAAAACTGTCTGCGGACCACGGACGATAACCAAATTCTAAAACAGTTGGACCGAAGACAGCAATCAACGGCGTTTCACAAACAGCGGCAAGATGTGTCGAAGCACTGTCATTCCCAATGACCAAAGCCGCTCGCGCGATCAGTTGCGCAGACTCGATGATTTTGGTT
This region of Bdellovibrio sp. 22V genomic DNA includes:
- a CDS encoding CHASE2 and HATPase_c domain-containing protein encodes the protein MLLRFFSRRRGFWLRGLLCWAIGCLALSNDEITSYDQRFQLRGDQKTSSQIVLITIRQSDFENLYDTRTNFMENLSEVTDITDSFFWNKPIWSELLLRILRQNPKSVGVTLYFGDNVGTVRLSPDEQKIFLDPRVVWASTTNSLERILTPVFTNREHNNLGNNEVRRDEDGVVRRVFPQRAEMPHLVEKITSKKFPTTLAGLPINYRGSSRVFAQYSLSEIMYDEIPADAFADKIVLIGAETSSAPMYMTPMGTLSRTEILAHVTDTVLGDKWIQRLSFWWYASGFFVLMLLAVFLITTYPQSVALFCILWIGTLLAALSAWVFDTFYFWSPAFSPFVLLGASWIIFIGYQATKIEKKNFRLQQEQQYLQELEQLKNNFVSLISHDLKTPIAKIQAIVDRLMTQHHEEELGQDLRSLRLYSDELHRYIQSILKVLRVESRDFKINTEVADINEVVEQALQLLQPLAREKGIQIHTSLEPMFSVEFDTTLIKEVVINLIENAIKYTPAGGQIEVISHESDEFVHVMVKDTGEGIKPEDMEKVWGKFTRGSDQDLKTKGTGLGLYLVKYFIELHGGKVKMESTVGQGTTVSFTLPLDTETTEVLA
- a CDS encoding bifunctional riboflavin kinase/FAD synthetase gives rise to the protein MHILKGVQEINSPLAASVVTIGNFDGVHLGHQQLVENVVREAQYFGVPSVVYTFHPHPVKVLHPERATYRLFDLQDQQEQFEQRGIEYVIIENFSKEFSQVSPQKFLDEYIVKNLHPKTLVVGHDFSFGADRAGNIPFLEKYCAEKGIRLIIIPPFQYQGSVVSSTRIREELKKGEVEKANELLGRTYYVRGHVEKGFQRGRTIGVPTANIHPDVEFMPRLGVYCTLTKVGGHMHPSITNIGVNPTFQENGKGPVKIESHLFDFDAHLYGVEVEVYLLHFLRDEAKFSGIEELKNQIQKDMAQARKYFDEHPQNR
- a CDS encoding sigma-54 dependent transcriptional regulator, with protein sequence MMNKLHTLIVDDEAELRRSVISILKSTMPEIEFTIDEASTGKEALDKVKQQQWDLVLMDVKMPEMNGLEALTAIKEHDPRTFVVLMTAHSNLHDAVLAIKEGAYDYVEKPVQPQLLAEIVRKSLEARDLVSSLALSNPVFDDDIESEFVGGSSKMKEVFNLIYRLCKVDTTVLVRGENGTGKELVARAIHFNSPRKSGSFVAINCGAIPESLMESELFGHEKGAFTGAVERKIGKFQMANNGTLFLDEIGELKPDMQVKLLRVLQERKFTPVGSTREVKTTTRIIAATNRNLEKMMEEGTFREDLFYRLNVMPIFLPPLRERTDDIEALVQNFIKKFSKQHGRVINGVTPEALDLLKSYRWPGNIRELENVIERAFIVENDHQITADSLPESIKLAPKGDGDKTASVGYSGPLDFDAFKEEMEKEFIVSALKANNGRINQTVAQANIPKNTLLRKIRKYGINVKDFTNEE